One genomic segment of Desulfomicrobium sp. ZS1 includes these proteins:
- a CDS encoding malic enzyme-like NAD(P)-binding protein, whose protein sequence is MALFTPQEALDYHSEVRPGKIEVVPIKPYSTQKHLTMAYSPGVAESCLAIAKDPDLTYKYTGRGNLVAVVSNGTAVLGLGNIGAYAGKPVMEGKGLLFKIFADVDVYDINLDVTDPDKLCEIVKAMEPTFGGINLEDIKSPECFYIEDKLKKEMNIPVFHDDQHGTAIISAAGLINALEITGKKIEDLRIVVSGAGAAAISCTRLYVALGVKLENVAMFDSRGHMHTGRTDLNAQKREFATEKAYASLAEAMVGADMFLGLSKGGVVSQDMVRSMGKHPIIFACANPVPEISYTEAKEARPDAIMGTGRSDYPNQINNVLGFPFIFRGALDVMASNINEEMKLAAAKALAALAKEPVPDYVVQAYGVDKLEFGIDYIIPKPIDLRLIEFESAAVAQAAMDTGVARKPIADMDAYRASLRERIAKSRERLDAFVKTYPQIF, encoded by the coding sequence ATGGCTCTTTTCACACCCCAGGAAGCATTGGATTATCATTCCGAAGTCCGTCCCGGCAAAATCGAAGTCGTGCCGATCAAGCCCTATTCCACCCAGAAGCATTTGACCATGGCCTACAGCCCAGGCGTGGCCGAATCCTGCCTGGCCATCGCCAAGGATCCGGATCTGACCTACAAGTACACGGGCCGAGGCAACCTCGTCGCCGTCGTGTCCAACGGCACGGCCGTGCTGGGGCTTGGTAACATCGGTGCCTATGCGGGCAAGCCGGTCATGGAAGGCAAGGGGCTCCTCTTCAAGATTTTTGCAGACGTGGATGTTTACGACATCAACCTTGATGTGACCGATCCCGACAAGCTCTGCGAGATCGTCAAAGCCATGGAGCCGACCTTTGGCGGAATCAACCTCGAAGATATCAAGTCCCCGGAATGCTTCTACATCGAGGACAAGCTCAAAAAGGAAATGAATATTCCGGTCTTCCACGATGACCAGCACGGCACGGCCATCATCTCTGCCGCCGGGCTGATCAATGCGCTGGAAATCACGGGCAAGAAGATCGAGGATCTGCGTATTGTCGTCTCCGGCGCGGGCGCGGCGGCCATTTCATGCACCCGCCTTTATGTGGCCCTGGGCGTAAAGCTCGAAAACGTCGCCATGTTCGACTCTCGCGGGCACATGCACACCGGCCGCACGGACTTGAATGCGCAGAAGCGCGAGTTCGCTACGGAAAAAGCTTACGCCTCCCTGGCGGAAGCCATGGTCGGCGCGGACATGTTTCTGGGCCTGTCCAAGGGTGGTGTTGTCAGTCAGGACATGGTCAGGAGCATGGGTAAACACCCGATCATTTTCGCCTGCGCCAATCCCGTTCCGGAAATCTCCTATACCGAGGCCAAGGAAGCCCGTCCCGACGCCATCATGGGCACGGGCCGTTCGGATTACCCCAACCAGATCAACAATGTCCTTGGTTTCCCCTTTATCTTTCGTGGGGCTCTCGACGTCATGGCCTCCAATATCAACGAGGAAATGAAATTGGCGGCAGCCAAGGCCCTGGCCGCATTGGCCAAGGAACCGGTGCCGGACTATGTTGTTCAGGCGTACGGCGTGGACAAGCTTGAATTCGGCATCGACTACATCATCCCCAAACCGATTGACCTGCGTCTTATCGAGTTCGAATCCGCCGCCGTGGCCCAGGCTGCCATGGATACGGGCGTGGCCAGAAAGCCCATCGCGGACATGGACGCTTACCGCGCGTCCCTGCGCGAACGCATCGCCAAGTCCCGCGAACGCCTGGACGCCTTTGTGAAGACCTATCCGCAGATTTTCTAG
- a CDS encoding fumarate reductase iron-sulfur subunit, producing MGRTLKFDIFRYNPEEPASQPRMQAFTLDETENMTLFIALNRLREEQDPGLIFDFCCRAGICGSCGMVVNGRPRLACQTKTKDLPETITLLPLPVFKLIGDLSVDTGVWFREMYQKTESWIHTTKEFDHTKEEERMDNAVAEQIYELERCVECGCCIAACGTARMRDDFLGAAALNRVARFVVDPRDQRTDKEYFEIIGNDYGIFGCMGLLACEDICPKNLPLQNQLGFLRRKMGITAIKQFLGK from the coding sequence ATGGGCAGAACACTGAAATTCGACATCTTCCGCTACAATCCCGAGGAACCGGCCTCCCAGCCGCGCATGCAAGCCTTCACGCTGGACGAGACCGAGAACATGACCCTCTTCATCGCGCTCAACCGTCTGCGCGAGGAACAGGATCCTGGCCTGATCTTCGACTTCTGCTGCCGCGCCGGCATCTGCGGCTCCTGCGGCATGGTCGTCAACGGCCGGCCGCGTCTGGCCTGCCAGACCAAGACCAAGGACCTGCCGGAAACAATCACCCTGTTGCCGCTGCCGGTCTTCAAGCTCATCGGCGACCTGTCCGTGGACACGGGCGTGTGGTTCCGCGAAATGTACCAGAAGACCGAGTCCTGGATTCATACCACCAAGGAATTCGATCACACCAAAGAAGAGGAACGCATGGACAACGCCGTGGCCGAGCAGATCTACGAGCTCGAACGCTGCGTGGAATGCGGCTGCTGCATCGCGGCCTGCGGCACGGCCCGCATGCGTGACGACTTTCTGGGCGCGGCGGCCCTGAATCGCGTCGCCCGCTTTGTCGTCGATCCGCGCGACCAGCGCACGGACAAGGAGTACTTCGAGATCATCGGCAACGATTACGGCATCTTCGGCTGCATGGGGCTCCTCGCCTGCGAAGACATCTGTCCCAAGAACCTGCCACTCCAGAACCAGCTCGGTTTCCTGCGGCGCAAAATGGGCATCACGGCCATCAAACAGTTTCTCGGGAAATAA
- a CDS encoding fumarate reductase flavoprotein subunit, with product MYTHTSDLLVIGAGLAGERVAVESALAGFDVVCLSIVPARRSHSSAAQGGMQAAIGNCAMGEGDNTDVHFMDTVKGSDWGCDQEVARMFADTAPIEMRRLAHWGVPWNRVVPGKSFYFKGGEKFEKFEKPEKEGLITARSFGGTAKWRTCYTSDGTGHAVMCTMDNKCAELGITVLDRKEAISLIHDGEKCMGAVVRCLRTGKLEVYLAKATAICTGGYGRLYSATTNAVICDGAGNAIAQETGVVPIGNPESIQFHPTGIVPTDILVTEGCRGDGGTLLDVNEERFMHIYEPEKAELASRDVVARRMTEHMRAGHGVKSAYGEHLWLDIRHLGDKHISTKLREVDEICKNFLGVDARTQLIPVRPTQHYTMSGIRTDKTGAAYGLKGLYSAGESACWDMHGFNRLGGNSLAETVVAGGIIGKCIVEYLHGTETTYSTAVINAEVKRQQQRIDDLIAGRLGKENVYKVRAEMQEALMTGCFVFRNEKDLLTCIETLQGIYERSGRIGLVSNGLGANHEVAAALKLRGQVRLALGIAAGALARKESRGSHNREDFPARDDKNWLSRTLAYWPENADMPVLKYEDATPHFEIPPGDRGYGGGTIIQADPETIAAKTIKR from the coding sequence GGCCGGCGAACGCGTGGCCGTGGAATCGGCCCTGGCCGGATTCGACGTTGTCTGCCTGTCCATTGTTCCGGCCAGGCGTTCCCACTCTTCCGCTGCCCAGGGCGGTATGCAGGCCGCCATCGGCAACTGCGCCATGGGCGAGGGGGATAATACAGATGTGCACTTCATGGACACGGTCAAGGGCTCGGACTGGGGCTGCGACCAGGAAGTGGCCCGCATGTTCGCCGACACCGCGCCTATCGAGATGCGCCGCTTGGCCCATTGGGGCGTGCCATGGAACCGCGTGGTGCCGGGCAAGTCCTTTTATTTTAAGGGCGGCGAGAAGTTTGAAAAATTTGAGAAACCCGAAAAGGAAGGCCTGATCACGGCCCGTTCCTTCGGCGGCACGGCCAAGTGGCGCACCTGCTACACCTCCGACGGCACGGGCCACGCGGTCATGTGCACCATGGACAACAAGTGCGCTGAGCTTGGCATCACGGTCCTTGACCGCAAGGAAGCCATCTCCCTCATTCATGACGGCGAAAAATGCATGGGCGCGGTGGTGCGCTGTCTGCGTACCGGCAAGCTCGAAGTCTATCTGGCCAAGGCCACGGCTATCTGCACCGGTGGCTACGGACGCCTCTACTCGGCCACGACCAACGCGGTCATCTGCGACGGCGCGGGCAACGCCATCGCCCAGGAAACAGGTGTGGTGCCCATCGGCAACCCCGAGTCCATCCAGTTCCACCCCACGGGCATCGTGCCCACGGACATCCTGGTGACCGAAGGCTGCCGCGGCGATGGCGGCACGCTCCTCGATGTGAATGAAGAGCGCTTCATGCACATCTACGAGCCCGAAAAAGCCGAACTGGCCTCCCGCGACGTGGTCGCCCGGCGCATGACCGAACACATGCGCGCAGGCCACGGCGTAAAATCCGCCTACGGCGAGCACCTCTGGCTCGACATCCGCCACCTGGGTGACAAGCACATCTCCACCAAGCTGCGCGAAGTGGACGAGATCTGCAAAAACTTCCTCGGCGTGGACGCCCGCACCCAGCTCATTCCGGTGCGCCCGACCCAGCACTACACCATGTCCGGCATCCGCACGGACAAGACCGGCGCGGCCTATGGTCTGAAGGGCCTCTACTCCGCCGGTGAGTCGGCCTGCTGGGACATGCACGGCTTCAACCGTCTGGGCGGCAACTCCCTGGCCGAGACCGTGGTCGCCGGCGGCATCATCGGCAAGTGCATCGTCGAATACCTGCATGGGACCGAAACCACCTACTCCACCGCCGTCATCAACGCCGAGGTCAAGCGCCAGCAGCAGCGCATCGACGATCTCATCGCCGGCCGCTTGGGCAAGGAGAACGTCTACAAGGTGCGCGCCGAGATGCAGGAAGCGCTGATGACCGGCTGTTTCGTCTTCCGCAATGAAAAGGATCTGCTGACCTGCATCGAAACCCTGCAGGGCATCTATGAACGCTCGGGCAGGATCGGCCTGGTCTCAAACGGCCTTGGCGCCAACCACGAAGTGGCCGCGGCCCTCAAGCTGCGCGGCCAGGTGCGCCTGGCTTTGGGCATCGCCGCCGGGGCCCTGGCCCGCAAGGAGAGCCGAGGCAGTCATAACCGCGAGGATTTCCCGGCCCGCGACGACAAGAACTGGCTCAGCCGCACCCTGGCCTACTGGCCCGAAAACGCGGACATGCCGGTGCTCAAATACGAGGACGCCACCCCCCACTTCGAGATTCCTCCGGGCGACCGCGGCTACGGCGGCGGCACCATCATCCAGGCCGATCCCGAAACCATCGCGGCCAAGACCATCAAGCGCTAG
- a CDS encoding fumarate hydratase gives MRTLRARQVIDAVATMCVDSNRYLPKDVRKRFAECAAREESPAAREVFRQLTENYELAEQTGLPLCQDTGLAVFFVELGEDMRVEGMNIREAINEGVRKGYAEGYLRKSACDPLTRANTKDNTPAIIHFDIVPGDGLKIAFMAKGGGSENMSRVTMLAPAQGWAGIKKFVIERVAEAGPNPCPPTIVGIGVGGTFDYAPILAKKALLRKLDDVNPDPKLAAMEDELLEALNKLGIGPMGLGGKTTCLGVKIAMSPCHIASLPLAVNIQCHSSRHQEVEL, from the coding sequence ATGCGGACACTGCGCGCCAGACAAGTCATCGATGCGGTCGCCACCATGTGCGTGGATTCCAACCGCTACCTGCCCAAAGATGTGCGGAAGCGCTTCGCCGAGTGCGCGGCCCGGGAGGAATCCCCGGCGGCAAGGGAAGTTTTCCGCCAGTTGACCGAAAACTATGAACTGGCTGAACAGACGGGCCTGCCCCTGTGCCAGGACACGGGGCTGGCCGTCTTCTTCGTGGAGCTGGGCGAGGACATGCGCGTCGAAGGCATGAACATCCGCGAAGCCATCAACGAGGGCGTGCGCAAGGGCTACGCCGAAGGCTACCTGCGCAAGTCCGCCTGCGACCCCCTGACCCGCGCCAACACGAAGGACAACACCCCGGCCATCATCCATTTCGACATCGTGCCCGGAGATGGGCTGAAAATCGCCTTCATGGCCAAGGGCGGAGGCAGCGAGAACATGTCCCGCGTGACCATGCTCGCCCCGGCCCAAGGCTGGGCGGGTATCAAGAAGTTCGTCATCGAACGCGTGGCCGAGGCCGGTCCCAACCCCTGCCCGCCGACCATCGTCGGCATCGGTGTCGGCGGGACCTTCGACTACGCGCCCATCCTGGCCAAAAAAGCCCTGCTCAGGAAACTGGATGACGTGAACCCGGATCCGAAGCTCGCGGCCATGGAGGACGAACTCCTCGAAGCCTTGAACAAACTCGGCATCGGCCCCATGGGCCTCGGCGGCAAGACCACGTGTCTGGGCGTCAAGATCGCCATGAGCCCCTGCCACATCGCAAGCCTGCCCCTGGCCGTGAATATCCAGTGTCATTCCTCCAGGCACCAGGAGGTGGAGCTCTAA
- a CDS encoding Fe-S-containing hydro-lyase, translated as MAEYTLRTPLTDDDTTKLRAGDVVRLTGTIYTARDAAHKRLVDLLDKAEPLPFDLKGSVIYYVGPSPAPPGRPIGAAGPTTSYRMDTYAPRLHSLGCKASVGKGKRSDAVKQALSDHTAVYFGATGGAGALLSKCITAAKVIAFDELGPEAIRELTVVDFPLLVINDSHGGELYVQPDRKAAGLE; from the coding sequence ATGGCCGAATACACGCTGCGCACGCCCCTCACGGACGACGACACGACAAAGCTCAGGGCCGGCGACGTGGTTCGGCTGACGGGTACCATTTACACGGCCCGTGACGCCGCCCACAAAAGGCTGGTTGACCTTCTGGACAAGGCGGAGCCCCTGCCCTTCGATCTCAAAGGCTCGGTTATCTACTACGTGGGGCCAAGCCCCGCCCCTCCCGGCCGTCCCATCGGCGCAGCCGGGCCGACCACCAGCTACCGCATGGACACCTACGCCCCGCGCCTGCATTCGCTCGGCTGCAAGGCCTCGGTGGGCAAGGGCAAAAGGAGCGACGCGGTCAAGCAGGCCCTCTCGGACCACACGGCCGTGTACTTCGGCGCCACGGGCGGAGCCGGGGCGCTGTTGTCCAAATGCATCACGGCGGCCAAGGTCATCGCCTTTGACGAGCTCGGGCCGGAGGCCATCCGCGAACTGACCGTGGTCGACTTCCCGCTTTTGGTCATCAATGATTCCCATGGCGGGGAATTGTACGTACAGCCGGACCGGAAGGCGGCGGGGCTGGAATAG